A window of Rubricoccus marinus contains these coding sequences:
- a CDS encoding DUF4435 domain-containing protein, whose amino-acid sequence MTERAVEIMLPVSTSANQSNNKIDVSGKQVVITGANGSGKTRMGAWIEINAQSNVIVKRISAQKSIKFPTLTHLAKESDYSLMLDYSIKHGSLSSYRSYTKKNLDQSKRNVKYGGDYFVGALDDYQQLLDVLYSDYTAKASDFLQSYTNLEEDATLEAPAETLLDNVKRLWSIIFPLKEFVMSSNEPRVIHDGKQEESYRASDMSDGERVGFYLIGHVVTAPKSSVIIIDEPELHLHKVIQNKIFDLLESERDDCVFVYVTHDLDFAVSRRNAVNVWVKGYNGKAWDWEEFDNVDGLPELLSLRVKGSRESVVLVEGDYDSWDYKIYSVVYSDFTVLPSGGGARSVINYTNTLRGMDHMHRLKPVGIIDRDFRTDMDISSLEAKGIYAINTYKVENLLVSRVVIEAFMECASYTKDQASKAMDHIILGVKEKIKENRDRIVANAVASSVREKFRSIGLGHADADSLRHNVASVYNSVDLDKMIEDVSATVDAYIASGDIDNMLKLYSAKKGALYAVASGLGLSVVSYEEQIMRYLSSDHCSGVRDAFISICPVIPG is encoded by the coding sequence ATGACAGAGCGTGCTGTGGAGATCATGCTTCCCGTGTCAACATCTGCCAATCAGTCGAATAACAAGATCGATGTGAGCGGGAAACAGGTGGTGATAACTGGAGCAAACGGATCGGGAAAAACAAGAATGGGCGCATGGATAGAGATAAATGCTCAATCGAATGTTATTGTCAAAAGGATAAGTGCACAAAAATCTATAAAGTTTCCTACACTGACGCATTTAGCTAAAGAGTCTGATTATAGTCTAATGTTAGATTATAGTATAAAACACGGTTCTCTAAGTTCTTATAGATCATATACTAAGAAAAATCTAGATCAAAGTAAAAGAAATGTCAAGTACGGTGGTGATTACTTTGTTGGAGCGCTAGATGATTATCAACAGCTTTTAGATGTTCTTTATTCAGATTACACTGCGAAGGCTAGTGACTTTTTGCAGAGTTATACGAATCTAGAAGAGGATGCGACTTTGGAAGCGCCAGCGGAAACACTTTTAGACAACGTTAAAAGACTGTGGAGTATTATATTCCCTCTTAAGGAGTTTGTGATGTCATCTAACGAGCCTAGAGTGATACACGATGGCAAGCAAGAGGAGTCTTATAGGGCTTCGGATATGAGTGATGGGGAAAGGGTTGGGTTTTACCTGATAGGCCATGTGGTGACCGCCCCGAAGTCATCTGTGATCATAATTGATGAACCAGAACTGCATCTTCATAAGGTAATACAAAACAAAATTTTTGATCTACTGGAATCCGAAAGAGATGATTGCGTGTTCGTGTACGTGACTCATGATCTTGATTTTGCTGTTTCAAGAAGGAATGCAGTGAATGTATGGGTAAAAGGATATAATGGGAAGGCTTGGGACTGGGAAGAGTTCGATAATGTTGATGGACTCCCAGAATTGCTTTCGCTGAGAGTTAAGGGAAGCAGGGAATCTGTTGTATTAGTAGAAGGCGATTATGATAGCTGGGATTACAAAATATACTCAGTCGTTTATAGTGACTTTACAGTTCTGCCAAGTGGGGGTGGTGCTAGGAGTGTGATTAACTATACAAATACTTTAAGAGGTATGGACCATATGCATAGGCTTAAGCCTGTTGGTATAATAGATAGAGATTTTAGAACAGATATGGATATATCTAGTCTTGAGGCGAAGGGCATCTATGCTATTAACACGTATAAGGTAGAAAACTTGCTCGTCTCAAGGGTGGTTATAGAGGCATTCATGGAATGCGCTTCGTATACAAAAGATCAGGCATCTAAAGCTATGGATCATATAATATTGGGTGTCAAGGAGAAGATTAAGGAAAACAGAGATAGAATAGTCGCAAATGCAGTTGCTTCTAGTGTTAGGGAAAAATTCAGAAGCATAGGATTGGGTCATGCCGACGCTGATAGTCTAAGACATAATGTAGCAAGCGTATATAACAGCGTAGATTTGGACAAAATGATTGAAGATGTGAGTGCTACTGTAGACGCTTATATAGCAAGCGGTGATATAGACAATATGTTGAAGCTATACTCTGCAAAAAAGGGTGCGTTATATGCAGTGGCAAGCGGTCTGGGCCTTAGTGTTGTGTCATATGAGGAGCAAATTATGAGATATCTATCGTCGGATCATTGCAGCGGCGTAAGGGACGCATTTATATCCATATGTCCTGTTATTCCTGGTTAG
- the ytxJ gene encoding bacillithiol system redox-active protein YtxJ produces the protein MASVTELKTQDDVDAMLKASHDGPVALLKHSVACPISARGQEQFVGLEGEGDPKLYAVVVQYARELSGYIAETLDVQHETPQAIILKDGEPASVFNHHRIKTADLREAAQNAA, from the coding sequence ATGGCCAGCGTTACCGAACTCAAGACTCAAGACGACGTCGACGCGATGCTCAAAGCGTCGCACGATGGCCCCGTCGCCCTGCTCAAGCACTCCGTGGCGTGCCCCATCTCCGCCAGAGGCCAGGAGCAGTTTGTTGGCCTAGAAGGCGAGGGCGACCCCAAGCTGTACGCCGTCGTGGTGCAGTACGCCCGCGAGCTTTCGGGCTACATCGCCGAAACGCTGGACGTCCAGCACGAGACCCCGCAGGCGATCATCCTGAAGGATGGGGAGCCTGCAAGCGTGTTCAACCATCACCGCATCAAGACCGCCGATCTCCGCGAGGCCGCGCAGAACGCCGCCTAA
- a CDS encoding redoxin domain-containing protein, translating into MTRSGFLLLASLSLPLAACTDADTPTPEASASGLAAPTWVMTGPGGTFSLADAAGRPVVLQFGPSDDGTWDGLREAHLDLEAAGALVVGAVTDEHVGSLRLPFATVADPGAEIAELYGYAGRPLVVVIDAEGRLRSRSEDVTTTDQFFNLAASALLEVDEVDMPMASASESRDPKPLAPEAVAGKVRDGAALFDLRSAQEQSADGAIPNAYICSLEDFAPDVLPVNALTPVILAGPDAPEAATWAVEWGFQTVYVVQDASPLADPDAEPFAPEVDEPESRLPNRRRAIG; encoded by the coding sequence GTGACCCGTTCTGGATTCCTGCTCCTCGCCTCACTCTCGCTGCCTCTGGCGGCGTGCACCGATGCGGACACGCCCACGCCAGAGGCCTCGGCCTCCGGCCTCGCGGCCCCCACGTGGGTGATGACCGGTCCCGGCGGGACGTTCTCGCTCGCCGATGCCGCCGGGCGGCCGGTGGTGCTGCAGTTCGGCCCGTCGGATGACGGCACGTGGGACGGCCTGCGCGAGGCGCACCTGGACCTGGAGGCCGCTGGCGCGCTCGTCGTTGGCGCCGTGACGGACGAGCACGTGGGGAGCCTCCGCCTCCCGTTCGCGACCGTTGCAGACCCCGGCGCCGAGATCGCCGAGTTGTACGGATACGCCGGCCGTCCGCTCGTCGTCGTGATCGACGCCGAGGGCCGCTTGCGCTCGCGCTCTGAGGACGTGACGACGACGGACCAGTTCTTTAACCTCGCCGCGAGCGCGCTGCTCGAAGTCGACGAGGTGGACATGCCGATGGCCTCGGCCTCCGAATCCCGCGACCCGAAGCCTCTGGCGCCAGAGGCCGTGGCCGGCAAGGTGCGCGACGGTGCGGCGCTGTTCGACCTCCGCTCCGCGCAGGAGCAGAGCGCCGACGGCGCGATCCCGAACGCCTACATCTGCTCGCTAGAGGACTTCGCGCCGGACGTGCTGCCGGTCAACGCGCTCACGCCGGTTATCCTCGCAGGCCCCGACGCGCCAGAGGCGGCGACGTGGGCGGTGGAGTGGGGCTTCCAGACCGTCTACGTGGTGCAAGACGCCTCGCCGCTGGCGGACCCGGACGCCGAGCCGTTCGCGCCAGAGGTCGACGAACCGGAAAGCCGGCTTCCCAACCGCCGCCGCGCGATCGGATAG